The following proteins are encoded in a genomic region of Methanobacterium sp. Maddingley MBC34:
- a CDS encoding 4Fe-4S protein (PFAM: 4Fe-4S binding domain), giving the protein MFLTTNKCKGIGECIQECPTGAIRLIDGKAFSCITCGACMEACPNHAIFRNKYGGYVVDRAKCNACGVCELTCPVNSIHIEDGVVKGICSRCGICVPACPEKARIDAYDVIEDRQLKFLESLNLTVQPPTRSRKEEEVAERTSLVTDTEKCTLCRRCEYYCPTEAIMVDVEPQGKCTECRVCEDVCPVGAIENCTIDPEKCTVCLKCMKECPNQAIYVDDFQVKIRKLEEDEKLEGKIISCLNCGLCADACEGGALKMINGHLRYDPTLCEGCETTACIDACPVGTLRLSEDTERKIKGFCVSCGRCVKACDVNEARSFQHVTWDGSVTEDCISCGICAELCPKDAITLKRGSIEVDTEKCVLCEKCAIHCPVNAIPTTTMRKKTIKDGFAFVMDKMCMNCKLCT; this is encoded by the coding sequence ATGTTTCTAACAACCAATAAATGCAAAGGCATTGGAGAATGCATCCAGGAATGTCCCACAGGGGCAATCCGCCTCATTGATGGTAAAGCCTTCAGCTGCATAACCTGCGGTGCCTGCATGGAAGCCTGTCCCAACCATGCAATCTTCCGCAACAAATACGGCGGATACGTGGTAGACCGGGCTAAATGCAATGCCTGTGGTGTATGCGAACTAACATGTCCAGTTAACAGCATCCACATAGAAGATGGAGTGGTCAAGGGGATCTGTTCCCGATGTGGTATATGCGTCCCAGCCTGCCCTGAAAAGGCAAGAATAGATGCCTATGATGTTATTGAAGACAGGCAACTCAAATTCCTGGAATCATTAAATCTCACAGTTCAACCTCCCACACGCTCCAGGAAGGAGGAAGAGGTAGCTGAAAGAACCAGCCTGGTTACAGACACTGAAAAATGCACCCTCTGCCGGCGCTGTGAATATTACTGTCCCACCGAGGCCATAATGGTGGATGTAGAACCTCAGGGCAAATGCACCGAGTGCAGGGTTTGTGAGGATGTTTGCCCGGTAGGTGCCATTGAAAACTGCACCATCGATCCTGAAAAATGTACAGTTTGTCTCAAGTGCATGAAAGAATGCCCCAATCAGGCAATATACGTGGATGACTTCCAGGTGAAAATCAGAAAACTGGAAGAAGACGAAAAACTGGAAGGAAAAATCATATCCTGCCTTAACTGTGGCTTATGTGCAGATGCATGTGAAGGTGGAGCACTTAAAATGATAAACGGGCACCTGCGCTATGATCCTACACTCTGTGAGGGCTGTGAAACCACTGCCTGTATTGATGCCTGTCCAGTAGGCACACTCAGACTCTCAGAAGACACTGAAAGGAAGATTAAAGGATTCTGTGTTTCATGTGGCCGCTGTGTTAAAGCCTGTGATGTTAATGAAGCACGCAGCTTCCAGCATGTAACTTGGGATGGATCAGTCACCGAAGACTGTATATCTTGTGGAATATGTGCAGAACTATGTCCTAAGGATGCCATCACCCTTAAAAGAGGAAGCATTGAAGTGGACACTGAAAAATGTGTGTTGTGTGAAAAATGTGCTATTCACTGTCCTGTTAATGCAATACCCACTACTACCATGCGTAAAAAAACCATTAAGGATGGATTCGCCTTTGTGATGGATAAAATGTGCATGAACTGTAAGTTATGCAC
- a CDS encoding multisubunit Na+/H+ antiporter, MnhB subunit (PFAM: Domain related to MnhB subunit of Na+/H+ antiporter) → MSTILKIFVLPASLIIMCWGVLTILGGHITPGGGFQGGAMIAAGFIFCLVVYGLKESPFHLSHDFLSGIESIGALAYVFLGIAGLAFSGFYLYNLGVDLYGIVPVFIKNLFDYPDPTHAGIIPYLNFVVGLKVMVGLAAVVIAFMGFNEYKDDSEEETDEAGWEIE, encoded by the coding sequence ATGAGCACCATACTCAAAATATTCGTATTACCTGCATCCCTTATAATCATGTGCTGGGGCGTACTCACCATTCTGGGAGGCCACATCACCCCTGGAGGAGGATTTCAGGGCGGTGCCATGATAGCCGCAGGATTCATATTCTGTTTAGTTGTATACGGGCTTAAAGAAAGTCCATTCCACCTATCTCATGATTTCCTTTCGGGAATAGAAAGTATCGGGGCACTGGCCTACGTATTTTTAGGAATTGCCGGACTAGCATTTTCAGGTTTCTACCTCTACAACCTGGGAGTTGACCTTTATGGTATAGTCCCGGTCTTCATAAAAAACCTGTTTGACTACCCTGACCCCACACATGCAGGAATAATACCCTACCTCAACTTCGTGGTGGGATTGAAGGTTATGGTGGGATTAGCTGCGGTGGTAATAGCATTCATGGGATTCAACGAATACAAAGATGATTCAGAAGAAGAAACTGACGAAGCTGGATGGGAGATTGAATAA